From the Cucurbita pepo subsp. pepo cultivar mu-cu-16 chromosome LG05, ASM280686v2, whole genome shotgun sequence genome, one window contains:
- the LOC111794816 gene encoding molybdopterin synthase catalytic subunit — protein sequence MALEERNLVEILEENVPIDIVKYIKFVSVPQAGAISTFSGTTRDNFEGKTVVELRYEAYVPMAIRSLKSICSSARSSWNLHSIAVAHRLGPVPVGEISVFIAVSAVHRADAMDSCRFVIDELKASVPIWKKEVYDNGEVWKENSEFMDRRLEIGKKEGDVSEENEAEILPRHGRKSCCGSKVKVTEESSSSCISSEHEKNHQHNVEKENEEDEEAQRHVRKSCCGSKVKVNE from the coding sequence ATGGCTTTGGAGGAGAGAAATCTTGTTGAAATCTTGGAAGAGAACGTCCCAATCGACATAGTAAAGTACATCAAGTTTGTTAGTGTTCCCCAGGCCGGCGCTATCTCTACATTTTCAGGCACTACTCGGGACAATTTTGAAGGCAAGACGGTGGTGGAACTGCGTTACGAGGCTTATGTACCAATGGCAATACGGAGCCTCAAATCCATTTGTTCATCTGCAAGATCGTCTTGGAACCTTCATTCAATTGCAGTTGCGCACCGATTAGGTCCTGTTCCTGTTGGGGAGATCAGTGTGTTCATTGCAGTTTCAGCTGTTCATCGAGCTGATGCAATGGATTCTTGCCGGTTCGTGATCGATGAGCTCAAGGCGTCTGTGCCAATATGGAAAAAGGAGGTTTATGATAATGGGGAAGTTTGGAAGGAGAATTCTGAGTTTATGGACAGAAGATTGGAGATTGGGAAGAAGGAAGGAGATGTgagtgaagaaaatgaagctgaAATTCTTCCAAGGCATGGTAGGAAAAGCTGCTGTGGCTCAAAGGTTAAGGTGACTGAAGAATCTTCTTCTAGCTGCATTAGTTCAGAGCATGAAAAGAATCATCAACACAATGTTGAGAAGGAAaacgaagaagatgaagaagctcAAAGGCATGTAAGGAAAAGCTGCTGTGGCTCGAAAGTTAAGGTGAATGAATGA
- the LOC111794813 gene encoding uncharacterized protein LOC111794813: MVGHKRRFLPLFLLVSVSILFFLTHFYSSVPPSFPSNPNPNFALTGRISDPKTSGFTLIVKVLAYNRLDSVSRCLRSIANADYLSDRVHLHVYIDHFPHDDAHINLNESHRILQFVDKLVWNFGEKLIHYRTGNVGLQAQWLEAWWPSSDNEFAFVVEDDLELSPLYYKFLRSLILNYYYNTSNYDPSIYGASLQRPRFVPGKHGNKIRLDDSTRLFLYQLVGTWGQLLFPKPWKEFRLWYDEHKAKGIKPILDGMVTTGWYKKMGERIWTPWFIKFIHSRAYFNIYTNFLHERALSTSHRDPGVNYGKTAGPDSHLLDGSSLDFDLLEMKPLSDLKRYDFCFREVIPQRIVKSKSELGSVLHSVQKHENIIIVSVFGVSESTVRNFLCHFERLNIRNYILLGHESELLYDLTRRGHPVIYADQFLNTVKTFSSTASEGTTAELVKLVLAKFYIVKSCLELGYNPGLVDGNMVFVNGDPFTDSSLADDIFCGQSVEIFFIKSSSSAQKMWVSHIVPEAEAMVESLMSRGASSRYDISFVGIANKLLEQHGAKFKTAEKMSFVVNIGNNPTNASLGDGKRLLFWPADMNVNHVEKRLEELGFWIIDGDFSCKAVVCNGL; encoded by the exons ATGGTCGGTCACAAGAGGcgttttcttcctctcttcctcCTTGTCTCTGTTTCTATCCTCTTCTTCTTGACTCACTTCTACTCTTCCGTTCCCCCTTCCTTCCCTtcaaaccctaaccctaattttGCTCTTACCGGGCGAATCTCCGACCCTAAAACCTCTGGTTTCACTCTAATCGTGAAGGTTCTTGCTTACAATCGCCTCGATTCCGTGTCCCGCTGCCTTCGGTCCATTGCCAATGCGGATTATCTCTCCGACCGCGTACATCTCCATGTTTACATTGATCATTTCCCTCACGATGATGCGCATATCAACCTCAACGAGTCGCATCGGATCTTGCAATTTGTTGATAAACTTGTTTGGAATTTTGGGGAAAAGCTGATTCATTATCGGACGGGGAACGTGGGTTTGCAAGCGCAGTGGTTGGAGGCTTGGTGGCCGAGCTCTGACAATGAGTTTGCTTTCGTTGTGGAGGATGATTTGGAGTTATCGCCGCTTTATTATAAGTTCCTGAGgagtttaattttgaattattattataacacTTCGAATTATGATCCTTCAATATACGGGGCTTCGCTGCAGCGACCAAGGTTTGTTCCAG GTAAACATGGTAACAAAATAAGGTTGGATGACAGTACCAGATTATTTTTGTACCAGTTGGTTGGCACTTGGGGTCAGCTTCTCTTTCCAAAGCCTTGGAAGGAGTTTAGATTGTGGTATGATGAGCACAAGGCGAAGGGCATCAAGCCAATACTTGATGGCATG GTGACAACAGGATGGTACAAGAAGATGGGAGAAAGAATATGGACTCCTTGgtttatcaaatttattcaTTCTCGTGCCTATTTTAATATCTACACCAATTTTTTACACGAGAGAGCACTGAGTACTTCTCACAGGGATCCTGGTGTAAACTATGGAAAAACAGCTGGTCCTGATTCACACTTACTGGATGGAAGTTCACTTGATTTCGATCTCCTGGAGATGAAGCCTCTAAGCGATCTGAAACGGTATGATTTCTGCTTTAGAGAAGTCATTCCTCAAAGAATTGTTAAAAGCAAGAGTGAGCTTGGTTCTGTTCTCCACTCCGTTCAGAAACATGAAAACATAATCATTGTGAGTGTATTTGGCGTATCAGAGTCCACTGTGAGGAATTTTCTTTGCCATTTTGAAAGGTTGAACATAAGAAACTATATTTTGTTGGGCCATGAATCTGAGTTACTATATGATCTAACAAGAAGAGGACACCCAGTAATTTATGCAGACCAATTTCTGAACACTGTCAAAACTTTCAGTTCTACGGCTTCTGAAGGCACCACAGCTGAACTAGTGAAGTTAGTTCTAGCGAAGTTCTACATTGTTAAGTCATGCTTGGAACTTGGTTACAATCCTGGATTGGTAGATGGAAACATGGTTTTTGTCAATGGTGATCCATTCACAGACTCGAGTCTTGCGGACGACATCTTTTGTGGCCAGAGTGTCgaaattttcttcattaaaagCTCATCCTCTGCTCAAAAGATGTGGGTTAGTCATATCGTCCCCGAGGCTGAAGCCATGGTAGAGTCTTTGATGAGTAGAGGTGCCTCGTCTAGATACGACATTAGTTTCGTAGGCATAGCTAATAAGTTATTGGAACAACATGGTGCTAAGTTCAAAACAGCTGAGAAGATGAGCTTTGTTGTGAATATTGGTAACAATCCTACCAACGCGTCATTAGGTGATGGGAAAAGGCTGCTATTTTGGCCTGCTGATATGAACGTTAATCATGTAGAGAAACGACTTGAGGAACTGGGTTTTTGGATCATTGATGGTGACTTTTCTTGCAAAGCTGTTGTCTGTAATGGATTGTAG
- the LOC111794815 gene encoding cucumber peeling cupredoxin-like yields the protein MEQRKYRADLLPSPFLLVLIFLSLSGRSLVNAYQNYTVGDSLGWFDELEKPAVDYQNWTVGKTFSLGDFLIFNTDNNHSVVQTYNFTTYNLCDYDDASEDDTTEWSAADPSATTPHAVTVAVPLVKEGANYFFSGHYDGEQCQNGQHFKINVTHGQGLPKSLGDSSDEAPAPVVPDSGDRTESAPDTIVPSSFDNPRNDVADNDSDKKESSGSISLVSLHFKFNEFFFLLVGTACIFLFTE from the exons ATGGAACAGAGGAAGTACAGAGCCGATCTTCTTCCGTCTCCCTTCCTTCTCGTCCTCATTTTCCTCTCCCTTTCCGGCCGATCTCTCGTTAACGCCTACCAGAACTACACCGTCGGTGATTCCCTCGGTTGGTTCGATGAATTGGAGAAACCTGCCGTCGATTACCAGAACTGGACCGTTGGCAAGACCTTCAGCCTCGGCGATTTTCTAA TTTTCAACACGGACAACAATCACTCAGTTGTGCAAACTTACAATTTCACTACATACAACCTTTGCGACTATGACGACGCATCGGAAGACGACACGACGGAATGGTCCGCCGCCGACCCATCCGCGACCACTCCTCACGCTGTGACGGTGGCCGTGCCGCTGGTGAAAGAAGGGGCCAACTATTTCTTCTCCGGGCACTACGACGGTGAACAATGCCAAAATGGGcaacatttcaaaataaatgtcACTCATGGACAGGGCCTTCCGAAGAGCTTGGGAGACTCTTCCGACGAAGCTCCAGCTCCGGTAGTTCCCGACTCGGGCGACCGAACCGAATCAGCACCCGACACCATCGTCCCTTCCAGTTTCGACAATCCCAGAAACGACGTCGCTGATAATGATAGCGACAAGAAGGAAAGTTCAGGTTCCATTTCGCTAGTGTCGCTTCACTTCAAGTTTAACgagtttttcttcttgttagTTGGTACTGCTTgcatatttctttttacagagtga
- the LOC111794573 gene encoding uncharacterized protein LOC111794573 → MDEFEFRRLLQLFPVVRSPDFHAESDLTRQSTFKQSKSEVSEWQEAWNEDGEKSKDQPPDLHGEFWMKLKLAVEQKVGKVEAERFCNSFQQIHNKLVNEELSLDAARSFLESFSSPE, encoded by the exons ATGGACGAGTTCGAATTTCGTCGCCTTCTTCAATTATTTCCCGTTGTTCGATCTCCAGATTTTCAC GCGGAGTCAGATTTAACCAGACAGTCAACATTCAAGCAATCCAAGAGTGAG GTAAGTGAATGGCAGGAGGCATGGAATGAAGATGGAGAGAAATCAAAGGATCAACCACCCGACCTACATG GTGAGTTCTGGATGAAGCTAAAGTTAGCTGTTGAGCAGAAG GTCGGCAAGGTTGAAGCAGAGAGGTTCTGCAACTCATTTCAACAGATACACAATAAACTT GTTAATGAAGAACTGAGTTTGGATGCTGCTCGAAGCTTTCTGGAGTCATTCAGTTCCCCAGAATAG
- the LOC111794571 gene encoding hydroxymethylglutaryl-CoA lyase, mitochondrial-like isoform X2, producing MSSVEEPLGLDKLPSMSTIDRIQRFSSGACRPIGDDIGMGICWIEGGRSSLSNSCREYDEDARETFPWRRHRKETSQNGSVNKRTMSIGSKKFVTGDFCDSHCSSGPEYQTESSSHHMQNMTNKFWNGMPKFVKIVEVGPRDGLQNEKDMVPTSVKVELIHRLVSSGLPVVEATSFVSPTRVPQLSDATEVMEGVRNLEGVRLPVLTPNMKGFRAAVAAGAKEVAVFASASESFSKSNINCSIEESLDRYRAVTSAAKELGIPVRGYVSCVVGCPTEGAIPPYKVAYVAKQLYDMGCFEISLGDTIGVATPGSVVQMLEAVMAVVPVDKLAVHFHDTYGQSLPNILVSLQMGISTIDSSVAGLGGCPYAKGASGNVATEDVLYMLHGLGIKTNVDLAKVISAGNFINNHLGRPSGSKTAVALSRVAADASKIEQD from the exons ATGTCGAGTGTGGAGGAGCCACTTGGTCTTGACAAATTGCCAAGCATGAGTACAATTGATCGGATACAGAGATTTTCCTCTGGTGCTTGCCGACCTATAGGAGACGACATAGGAATGGGGATCTGCTGGATTGAAGGAGGGAGAAGTAGCTTATCCAATAGTTGCAG GGAATATGATGAGGATGCTAGAGAGACGTTTCCATGGAGAAGACATAGGAAAGAGACATCCCAAAATGGCTCTGTCAATAAGAGGACAATGAGCATAGGCTCGAAAAAGTTTGTAACTGGAGATTTTTGTGATTCCCACTGTTCATCAGGTCCTGAATACCAGACTGAGAGTAGTAGCCACCATATGCAGAACATGACAAATAAG TTTTGGAATGGTATGCCAAAGTTTGTGAAGATAGTTGAAGTGGGTCCAAGAGATGGACTTCAAAATGAGAAGGATATGGTACCAACATCTGTAAAGGTTGAATTGATCCATAGACTAGTATCTTCAGGATTGCCTGTGGTTGAGGCTACCAGTTTTGTATCACCTACACGGGTGCCTCAG TTATCTGATGCAACCGAAGTGATGGAAGGCGTTCGTAATTTGGAAGGTGTCAGATTGCCAGTGTTAACACCTAATATGAAA GGGTTTCGTGCTGCTGTGGCGGCTGGAGCAAAGGAAGTGGCAGTCTTTGCATCAGCCTCtgaatcattttcaaaatccaaCATCAATTGTAGCATTGAAGAAAGTCTTGATCGTTATCGTGCTGTAACTTCTGCTGCAAAAGAGCTTGGAATCCCTGTTCGAGG GTATGTATCATGCGTTGTTGGGTGTCCAACAGAAGGAGCAATTCCACCATACAAAGTGGCTTATGTAGCAAAACAGCTTTATGATATGGGTTGCTTCGAGATTTCTCTTGGGGACACCATTGGAGTTGCCACGCCTG GGAGTGTTGTTCAGATGCTTGAAGCTGTAATGGCTGTGGTTCCTGTCGACAAGCTTGCAGTCCACTTCCATGACACTTACGGCCAATCACTTCCAAATATCTTAGTATCCCTCCAA ATGGGGATTAGCACAATAGATTCCTCTGTTGCAGGCTTGGGTGGATGCCCTTATGCAAAAGGAGCATCAGGGAATGTTGCAACTGAGGATGTGTTGTACATGCTCCATGGACTTGGTATAAAAACCAATGTAGATTTGGCAAAGGTCATATCTGCTGGGAATTTCATCAATAACCATTTGGGGCGGCCATCGGGTTCGAAGACCGCCGTTGCCTTGAGTCGTGTCGCAGCCGATGCTTCCAAGATTGAACAAGATTGA
- the LOC111794571 gene encoding hydroxymethylglutaryl-CoA lyase, mitochondrial-like isoform X1 produces the protein MRKWNDLSVAGTPTTAHIAALQFPYIYLFSSVTVFFSSTRQIVLSSISTPVLILASAFTMSSVEEPLGLDKLPSMSTIDRIQRFSSGACRPIGDDIGMGICWIEGGRSSLSNSCREYDEDARETFPWRRHRKETSQNGSVNKRTMSIGSKKFVTGDFCDSHCSSGPEYQTESSSHHMQNMTNKFWNGMPKFVKIVEVGPRDGLQNEKDMVPTSVKVELIHRLVSSGLPVVEATSFVSPTRVPQLSDATEVMEGVRNLEGVRLPVLTPNMKGFRAAVAAGAKEVAVFASASESFSKSNINCSIEESLDRYRAVTSAAKELGIPVRGYVSCVVGCPTEGAIPPYKVAYVAKQLYDMGCFEISLGDTIGVATPGSVVQMLEAVMAVVPVDKLAVHFHDTYGQSLPNILVSLQMGISTIDSSVAGLGGCPYAKGASGNVATEDVLYMLHGLGIKTNVDLAKVISAGNFINNHLGRPSGSKTAVALSRVAADASKIEQD, from the exons ATGAGGAAGTGGAATGATCTTTCCGTGGCAG GAACTCCAACTACGGCGCATATAGCTGCTCTTCAAttcccatatatatatttgttctcATCGGTTACTgtgttcttctcttcaacGCGCCAAATTGTTCTTTCCTCAATTTCCACTCCAG TTCTGATTCTTGCTTCGGCCTTCACAATGTCGAGTGTGGAGGAGCCACTTGGTCTTGACAAATTGCCAAGCATGAGTACAATTGATCGGATACAGAGATTTTCCTCTGGTGCTTGCCGACCTATAGGAGACGACATAGGAATGGGGATCTGCTGGATTGAAGGAGGGAGAAGTAGCTTATCCAATAGTTGCAG GGAATATGATGAGGATGCTAGAGAGACGTTTCCATGGAGAAGACATAGGAAAGAGACATCCCAAAATGGCTCTGTCAATAAGAGGACAATGAGCATAGGCTCGAAAAAGTTTGTAACTGGAGATTTTTGTGATTCCCACTGTTCATCAGGTCCTGAATACCAGACTGAGAGTAGTAGCCACCATATGCAGAACATGACAAATAAG TTTTGGAATGGTATGCCAAAGTTTGTGAAGATAGTTGAAGTGGGTCCAAGAGATGGACTTCAAAATGAGAAGGATATGGTACCAACATCTGTAAAGGTTGAATTGATCCATAGACTAGTATCTTCAGGATTGCCTGTGGTTGAGGCTACCAGTTTTGTATCACCTACACGGGTGCCTCAG TTATCTGATGCAACCGAAGTGATGGAAGGCGTTCGTAATTTGGAAGGTGTCAGATTGCCAGTGTTAACACCTAATATGAAA GGGTTTCGTGCTGCTGTGGCGGCTGGAGCAAAGGAAGTGGCAGTCTTTGCATCAGCCTCtgaatcattttcaaaatccaaCATCAATTGTAGCATTGAAGAAAGTCTTGATCGTTATCGTGCTGTAACTTCTGCTGCAAAAGAGCTTGGAATCCCTGTTCGAGG GTATGTATCATGCGTTGTTGGGTGTCCAACAGAAGGAGCAATTCCACCATACAAAGTGGCTTATGTAGCAAAACAGCTTTATGATATGGGTTGCTTCGAGATTTCTCTTGGGGACACCATTGGAGTTGCCACGCCTG GGAGTGTTGTTCAGATGCTTGAAGCTGTAATGGCTGTGGTTCCTGTCGACAAGCTTGCAGTCCACTTCCATGACACTTACGGCCAATCACTTCCAAATATCTTAGTATCCCTCCAA ATGGGGATTAGCACAATAGATTCCTCTGTTGCAGGCTTGGGTGGATGCCCTTATGCAAAAGGAGCATCAGGGAATGTTGCAACTGAGGATGTGTTGTACATGCTCCATGGACTTGGTATAAAAACCAATGTAGATTTGGCAAAGGTCATATCTGCTGGGAATTTCATCAATAACCATTTGGGGCGGCCATCGGGTTCGAAGACCGCCGTTGCCTTGAGTCGTGTCGCAGCCGATGCTTCCAAGATTGAACAAGATTGA
- the LOC111794571 gene encoding hydroxymethylglutaryl-CoA lyase, mitochondrial-like isoform X4 — translation MRKWNDLSVAVLILASAFTMSSVEEPLGLDKLPSMSTIDRIQRFSSGACRPIGDDIGMGICWIEGGRSSLSNSCREYDEDARETFPWRRHRKETSQNGSVNKRTMSIGSKKFVTGDFCDSHCSSGPEYQTESSSHHMQNMTNKFWNGMPKFVKIVEVGPRDGLQNEKDMVPTSVKVELIHRLVSSGLPVVEATSFVSPTRVPQLSDATEVMEGVRNLEGVRLPVLTPNMKGFRAAVAAGAKEVAVFASASESFSKSNINCSIEESLDRYRAVTSAAKELGIPVRGYVSCVVGCPTEGAIPPYKVAYVAKQLYDMGCFEISLGDTIGVATPGSVVQMLEAVMAVVPVDKLAVHFHDTYGQSLPNILVSLQMGISTIDSSVAGLGGCPYAKGASGNVATEDVLYMLHGLGIKTNVDLAKVISAGNFINNHLGRPSGSKTAVALSRVAADASKIEQD, via the exons ATGAGGAAGTGGAATGATCTTTCCGTGGCAG TTCTGATTCTTGCTTCGGCCTTCACAATGTCGAGTGTGGAGGAGCCACTTGGTCTTGACAAATTGCCAAGCATGAGTACAATTGATCGGATACAGAGATTTTCCTCTGGTGCTTGCCGACCTATAGGAGACGACATAGGAATGGGGATCTGCTGGATTGAAGGAGGGAGAAGTAGCTTATCCAATAGTTGCAG GGAATATGATGAGGATGCTAGAGAGACGTTTCCATGGAGAAGACATAGGAAAGAGACATCCCAAAATGGCTCTGTCAATAAGAGGACAATGAGCATAGGCTCGAAAAAGTTTGTAACTGGAGATTTTTGTGATTCCCACTGTTCATCAGGTCCTGAATACCAGACTGAGAGTAGTAGCCACCATATGCAGAACATGACAAATAAG TTTTGGAATGGTATGCCAAAGTTTGTGAAGATAGTTGAAGTGGGTCCAAGAGATGGACTTCAAAATGAGAAGGATATGGTACCAACATCTGTAAAGGTTGAATTGATCCATAGACTAGTATCTTCAGGATTGCCTGTGGTTGAGGCTACCAGTTTTGTATCACCTACACGGGTGCCTCAG TTATCTGATGCAACCGAAGTGATGGAAGGCGTTCGTAATTTGGAAGGTGTCAGATTGCCAGTGTTAACACCTAATATGAAA GGGTTTCGTGCTGCTGTGGCGGCTGGAGCAAAGGAAGTGGCAGTCTTTGCATCAGCCTCtgaatcattttcaaaatccaaCATCAATTGTAGCATTGAAGAAAGTCTTGATCGTTATCGTGCTGTAACTTCTGCTGCAAAAGAGCTTGGAATCCCTGTTCGAGG GTATGTATCATGCGTTGTTGGGTGTCCAACAGAAGGAGCAATTCCACCATACAAAGTGGCTTATGTAGCAAAACAGCTTTATGATATGGGTTGCTTCGAGATTTCTCTTGGGGACACCATTGGAGTTGCCACGCCTG GGAGTGTTGTTCAGATGCTTGAAGCTGTAATGGCTGTGGTTCCTGTCGACAAGCTTGCAGTCCACTTCCATGACACTTACGGCCAATCACTTCCAAATATCTTAGTATCCCTCCAA ATGGGGATTAGCACAATAGATTCCTCTGTTGCAGGCTTGGGTGGATGCCCTTATGCAAAAGGAGCATCAGGGAATGTTGCAACTGAGGATGTGTTGTACATGCTCCATGGACTTGGTATAAAAACCAATGTAGATTTGGCAAAGGTCATATCTGCTGGGAATTTCATCAATAACCATTTGGGGCGGCCATCGGGTTCGAAGACCGCCGTTGCCTTGAGTCGTGTCGCAGCCGATGCTTCCAAGATTGAACAAGATTGA